The following DNA comes from candidate division KSB1 bacterium.
GCTCTTGCCTGGAGATTTCTGTTGATCTTTGCCACAGCTAACAAAGGAAACAAGTATCATTAACACAGTAGAAAGCAATTTCATTGATCTGAACATTAGAATGCCTCCGAATTTGAATATAGATTTTGATTCATTTTCACCTAAGTTTTTCTCATTCGCCAAAGTGAGGTTAGTTGAAGCGATTGGATCACTCATCATCATCGGGCAAAATTTTGCTTCGCACCACGGCCAGGATGCTTGACTGGGAAATGATAAGATAGCGTTTCTCGTCATATTCAATCTCTATCGCATCCTTCCGCAAAAATATGGCATAGTCCCCGATCCTTACCTGGAGCGGAATATAGTGCGTCTCATTACGTTTGCCTTTCCAAGGTTCAGAGGTGTCGGCAATATAGGGGATAATATATCCAGGCCCGACCTTTACCACATAGCCGCTGCTGATTTTTTCTTTTTCCGCGACGCCTTGGGGCAAATATAGGCCACTATCGGTACGATCTTTTCCGGGATCAGGGCTGATCAGCACCCGATCGCCAATGATGATAATTTCTTTTTCTTTTTTCATCATTTTTTATCCTTGAATTGTTCTCGAAATTGGCGAATGATCTCTTTATGCAAAAAGGCCAGCGGCATGGACAAAGCTTCTTCAATGGAGACCCATCGTGCAGCCACGATCTCTTCTGGTGATACAGCTACCTGGCCATTGGCTTTGGCATGAAATACTTGGACCACTGCGTGAATGCTGCGCTCTGGGATAATTTCATCGAAGTAGAATAAAAATTCTGGCTCAATATCTAAACCCACCTCCTCTTTCACCTCCCGAATCACCGCCTGTTTCACGGTCTCATACGGATCGATGTGACCGCCCGGAAGAGACCAATAATTTTTATAGGGATCTGTATTGCGTAACGCAAGCAGAATCCGCTCGGTTCCCGAATCAGTTCGAGTGATGATTGCGCCAACCGTCGCCTCTGGTGATCGAAGCTTCATTCCAATCCTTTCGCAAATTGAACCTGCTTTGCCATTTCAATAACACCGTGAATCAATCACTTTGTTAATTTTTTGTAGCCAAATATAAAACAGTTCCGCTAAATTGTCAAGCTAAAAATTCGACCAAGGAAACGATGCCAAAAAACCTGAATGCAATTTTTTTGAATTCTAATGTACATAGAAAAATTTTATGACGTTAAAAATCCATTTCATGTCAGCTTCAAGAGCTTGAAACTAAAGCTTCATAGCTCCAGAGGATAATCCTTTGATAAACGCTTTCATGAAGAACAAGAACAAGATTAAGAGGGGGATCGCAGCAATGGTATAACCAGCAAAGATCGTCCCATATTTCATTCCAGTCAAACCTGTCGCTGTGGTGGAAAAATAGTTCAGTAATCCCACTGGAAGCACGAATTTGTTCATCGATTGAAGCGTTACAAAAGGCCAGATAAATTCGTTCCAAGTGGCAATCAAGTTGATAATTGCGACGGTCCCCAAAATGGGGCGAGAGAGCGGGAGCACAATGTGCCAGAGGATGCGATGTTCTGGGCAGCCGTCAATGGTGGCAGCGTCAAACAGGTCGCGAGGTAAGGATTCGAAGAAAGACCGCAACAAAAAAATGGCAAAAACCTGCCCTGAGCTGACGTAAGGAAGGATCATCACCCAATGGGTATTCAAGAGTCCCAATCGCTTTACTGTCATGAAGGTCGGCACCAAAGTGAGGATGCTTGGGATCATCAGCAATGAAATAATGGCATAAAATAGCACGTTCTTTCCTGTGAAATCGAATCGGGAAAAAATATAAGCAGTAATGGATCCGAGCGTGAGCACGCCAATTAGCGTCAATCCACTCACCAGCATGCTATTCCAAATAAAACGATGAATGACCTGCCAAGCTTCTCGATAATTTTCCCAGTGAAACGGCCTTACAATCCCCCAAAAATGCTGATAGAACTGGGGAACACTTTTGAATGAACTGATCAACATGAAAAAAAACGGATAAAATGTCATCAGCAAAAGGGCAAGAAGGATGAAATGGGTCACCCATTTGTAGGAAGAGAGGTTGCGACTTCTGTAGAACAGCTGCGCCATGCTATGATCAAAATTTCGCATTGGAGATCGTTGTTTCGATGGTTTTAAAGTCATCAGTGATGGTTATTTTTCGAAAATACCGTTCAATCTCTTGGCTGAATAAATTTAAGATTGGTGATGGTGATCAGTAACATAAAAAGGAACATGACGAATCCGATACAGCATGCATATCCCATCTCGTTGAAAGAAAACCCGGTCAGGTACATCCACAGGCCAGGGACCATGGTTTCGTAACCCGGCCCACCCCGAGTTAGGATAAGAAACAACTCGTAGCCCTGCACAGAACCCAAAACAGTTAACACAAGAATAACCCTCACTTGGCGCAACAACAATGGCAATTCGATTTTAGAAAAAAGCTGCCATTGGGTCGCGCCTTCAATAGTGGCAGCATCGAAAATTGATTCAGGAAGATTCATCAAACCAGCATAGAAAACCAGCAAGGCTAATCCAGATACAAATGGAAAGCCGACGCCAACCACTGAAGCAAGCGCGGTCTGTGGTGAGCCGAGCCAGGCGCGATCGTATCGATCCAAACCCACGGCACGTAACAGTTCAGAGAGAATGCCAGTATCTGAATAAATATAGCTCCAAATCAAAATCGTAACCATAGTCGGAACTACCATCGGGATAACAAATAAAACACGATAGAGGTATCGGATTTTTTCAGCGGCAAGATGGAAAATCAATACAGCTACGACCAATGGGATCGCGATTTTGACAGTTGAATTGATCAGAATGATGATGAGTAAATTGTGAAGCGATTTCCAAAAAATTCCATCTTGCGCCAAGCGCACAAAATTTGCGACTCCGATGAATCGATGGACGCCCCCAGGGTCCCATTGATAGAAGGCGTGCTTTAGAGCGCTATAGACTGGCCAATAATTAAAAATTGCCAGTAGAGCGAACGTTGGCAACAAAGCTAGATAAATCAGGGAGCGGTTCTTTTTCATTATCAAAAAAGTGTTTGACTTTTTGTTCATCCAATGCAGCTTCAGGATTACATCGGCGAAAGCACCTCCATGGCAACCTGCCTGCTTCGATCGCAGGACTAAAGCAAATAGCAAATCTGTTATCTTTGCTCCAGATATTTCTGTTCGGCTTCCAAAGACCAATCAGGAACCTCTGCGGGCTCAGGCCATTTGTTCTCTTCAATGAAGCTGCATGCAGTCTGTTTCAGACTCTGATCGAGTGCGTTCATAAATTGTTCAAGGGTCATCCCGTCATTCAAGAACGAATCGATCAATCGTTCTCGATGATCGGTAAAGCGATGTCCCAATGAATAATGCCACTTCACGGTGCAATAGCGCCTCAAAATGATCTCGGAGAAGGGGATCAGGTTTTCGGGCATTTGGGCGCCCTGGATATTGGAAATATACATCCCTGCCTCTGTGGCAATCTGGCTGGCATGATCTGGTGTGGTGATATAACGCAAAAAATCAACCGAAGGCAGGAGGTCGCCATCATCACTGGCGCGCTGGGTAATATGAAATTGCATTCCGGCACCACCGATGACGCATTGCTCGACTCCGCAGCAAAAAGGTGAGTAACTCCGAGGGATCGGCGGCGGATAAAATACGCCCCACTCAAATGTAACCAGCGGATCTAACGTCAGTCGACGGACGAGCCACGACCCGGTCCAGATCATCGGAGCGCGCTGAGTAATGAACAATCGGACGGGGTCAGAGTGCGTCAGATCTTTCTGCCAAAAATGCCGCCACTCCTTCAATAGTCGCCAGCATTCCTGGAATCGTGGATTTTCAGCAGCGAACCAGCCCTTTTTGGTCAACCAGCATAATTCTTCAGGTGTTAAATAACCCTGATAATAAGCTTCTTCGAGATCAGATTTCTTTTTGTAATCCAGAAGCTCCAATATTTCAAAATAGCATTGATCAAATAATAGGTCTGGCGCCCAATCCATAAAAACAACCCGATCCGTCGCCAGGGGAATCAATCCAGCATCTTTGAACGTTTGTTGGAGTTCAAGAAACTCTGGCCAATCTTTTGGGATGGCGAGGTGGTGTTTTCGGAATAAAGATTGGTTATAGAAAATTCCTGTCTCAACAACATCAAATGTGATGCAGTAAAGCAACCCATCTGGGG
Coding sequences within:
- a CDS encoding carbohydrate ABC transporter permease — its product is MAQLFYRSRNLSSYKWVTHFILLALLLMTFYPFFFMLISSFKSVPQFYQHFWGIVRPFHWENYREAWQVIHRFIWNSMLVSGLTLIGVLTLGSITAYIFSRFDFTGKNVLFYAIISLLMIPSILTLVPTFMTVKRLGLLNTHWVMILPYVSSGQVFAIFLLRSFFESLPRDLFDAATIDGCPEHRILWHIVLPLSRPILGTVAIINLIATWNEFIWPFVTLQSMNKFVLPVGLLNYFSTTATGLTGMKYGTIFAGYTIAAIPLLILFLFFMKAFIKGLSSGAMKL
- a CDS encoding co-chaperone GroES family protein, giving the protein MMKKEKEIIIIGDRVLISPDPGKDRTDSGLYLPQGVAEKEKISSGYVVKVGPGYIIPYIADTSEPWKGKRNETHYIPLQVRIGDYAIFLRKDAIEIEYDEKRYLIISQSSILAVVRSKILPDDDE
- a CDS encoding sugar ABC transporter permease — its product is MNKKSNTFLIMKKNRSLIYLALLPTFALLAIFNYWPVYSALKHAFYQWDPGGVHRFIGVANFVRLAQDGIFWKSLHNLLIIILINSTVKIAIPLVVAVLIFHLAAEKIRYLYRVLFVIPMVVPTMVTILIWSYIYSDTGILSELLRAVGLDRYDRAWLGSPQTALASVVGVGFPFVSGLALLVFYAGLMNLPESIFDAATIEGATQWQLFSKIELPLLLRQVRVILVLTVLGSVQGYELFLILTRGGPGYETMVPGLWMYLTGFSFNEMGYACCIGFVMFLFMLLITITNLKFIQPRD
- a CDS encoding ABC transporter substrate-binding protein, coding for MTDFGRSLNPGRKHVIEFFPGIYAPGTQPFGVGERLRAIRLLADQYENLHPDVTIEFVPQIIMEGGSEGEAMRTKLMGGVAPEILSLNTEAVWPDIEQKKGWWLPLDPYLDQPNPYVPGNRAWSDLFKNQALTQAKRAPDGLLYCITFDVVETGIFYNQSLFRKHHLAIPKDWPEFLELQQTFKDAGLIPLATDRVVFMDWAPDLLFDQCYFEILELLDYKKKSDLEEAYYQGYLTPEELCWLTKKGWFAAENPRFQECWRLLKEWRHFWQKDLTHSDPVRLFITQRAPMIWTGSWLVRRLTLDPLVTFEWGVFYPPPIPRSYSPFCCGVEQCVIGGAGMQFHITQRASDDGDLLPSVDFLRYITTPDHASQIATEAGMYISNIQGAQMPENLIPFSEIILRRYCTVKWHYSLGHRFTDHRERLIDSFLNDGMTLEQFMNALDQSLKQTACSFIEENKWPEPAEVPDWSLEAEQKYLEQR
- a CDS encoding NUDIX hydrolase; translation: MKLRSPEATVGAIITRTDSGTERILLALRNTDPYKNYWSLPGGHIDPYETVKQAVIREVKEEVGLDIEPEFLFYFDEIIPERSIHAVVQVFHAKANGQVAVSPEEIVAARWVSIEEALSMPLAFLHKEIIRQFREQFKDKK